CTTGCCGGAGCCGGAGTCCGAGGGCGCGGACGCGGCTGCACCGGCGTCCTTGCTCTTCTCGAGGCTGTCTCCGCCGCACGCGGTGAGCGAGGCAGTCAGGGCCGCCGCCCCCAGTACGGCGCCGAGGACGCGCGTGGACTTGCTCATCTTTGCTCCTCCAAGGGAGTGGGAACGACAAACGACGGGGAAGGGAAGGGCCCGCGGGCGGGCCGGAGGGGTCAGCGCGCCGCCGGACGCGGGAACAGCCGGCCGGCCGCCACCAGGGCGCCCTCGACCAGCAGGGCGAGCGCCGCCACCAGCAGGGCCCCCGCGACGACCTGCGGGGTGTTGTACGTGTTGAAGCCGGCGGTGATGATCCGGCCGAGGCCGCCCTGGCCGACCATGGCCGCGATCGTGGCCGTGGCGACGACCTGGACGGCGCCCGAGCGCAGCCCGGTCATCACCAACTCGCGGGCCAGCGGCAGTTCCACCCGCCAGAAGAGCTGACCGCCGGACATGCCCATGCCCCGGGCGGCCTCCACCACGGAGCGGTCCACCTCCCGCATCCCGACGTACGCATTGGTCAGCAGCGGCGGCAGGGCGAAGAGCACGAGCGCGGCGATGGTGGGCAGATAGCCCGCGCTGCGCAGCGGCGAGACCATGAACAGGGCCAGCACCGCGAAGACGGGCACGGCCCGCCCCACGTTGGAGATGTTGACGGCGAGCGCCCCGCCCTTGCCGATGTGGCCGAGCCACAGGCCGACGGGGAGGGCCACCGCGCAGGCGATGGCGAGGGAGATCCCGCTGACGTAGACGTGCTCGCCGAGCCGGTGCCACACGCCGTTCTCCCCGGACCAGTTGGCCCCGTTCGCCAGCCAGTCGAAGGCCTGTCCCATCACGCCCATCGCCTCAGGCCCCCTTCACCGGCTGCGTCACGCGCGCGGCCCGGCCGGCCCGCGCCGTCCGCGCCGGCCGCGTCGCCCGCGTCCACGGGGTGAGCAGCCGCTGCACGCCGAGCAGCAGCAGGTCCGCCACCAGCGCGAGCAGCACGCACAGCACGGAGGCGGTGAGGACCTGGGCCTTGAAGGAGCTGTTGACCGCCGGGGCGATGAGGTTGCCGAGGCCGCCCTTGCCCACGATGGAGCCGACGGTGGTCAGCGCCACCGTGGACACCGTGGCGATCCGCACCCCGGCGAGCAGCGCGGGCAGCGCCAGCGGCAGTTCGACCTGCCACAGCAGCCGCGCGGGCCCGTAGCCCATCCCGCGCGCGGCCTCCCGCACCTCCTCGGGGACGGCTTCCAGGCCGGCCATCGCATTGCGGACCAGGATGGTCAGCGAGTACAGCACCAGACCGGTCACCACGAGCGAGGCCGACAGCCCGAACAGCGGCAGCAGCAGGGAGAACATGGCGAGCGAGGGGACCGTGTAGAGCAGGGTGGTCAGGCCCAGCACGGGCGCGGCCCAGCGCCGGCCGCGGCGGGCCAGCAGGGCCAGCGGGAGGGAGACGGCGAGGCCGATAAGCACCGACACCCCCGTGATCCACACATGTTGGACCGTGGCGTCGGTGAGCTCCTGGGAGCGCGAGGTGACGTACTTCCAGCAGATCCAGTCGTTCGCCACCAGGCAGTTCTGCCCGGCCATGCCCTCACCCCCTGCCGCCGCTGCGTACACCCGTCCGAAAAGGGCGCGGTCAACAGCGACCCTAACCCCCGGGACCGACAATGGCCGGAATCCTTCGCAGTGGGGTAATACTCCCGTCACAATCAACGCGGCGCCCGTGGGGGAGGATGGGCGGGTGATCCGATTCGAGCATGTGACCAAGCGCTACCCCGACGGGACGACGGCCGTCGAGGACCTGTCCTTCGAGGTGGCGGAGGGCGAGCTGGTCACCCTCGTGGGCCCGTCCGGCTGCGGCAAGACCACCACGATGAAGATGGTCAACCGGCTCATCGAGCCGACCTCAGGCCGGATCCTGCTCGGCGGCGAGGACATCGCGAACGCCGATCCGGTCGAACTGCGCCGGCACATCGGGTACGTCATCCAGCAGGTCGGGCTGTTCCCGCACAAGACGGTGCTCGAGAACACCGCGACCGTGCCCCAGCTGATCGGCACCCCCAAGGCCAAGGCCCGTGCGCGGGCGGCCGAGCTCCTCGAACTCGTGGGGCTGGACCCGGCCGTGTACGGGGGCCGGTACCCGGAGCAGCTCTCCGGCGGGCAGCGCCAGCGCGTCGGCGTCGCCCGCGCCCTCGCCGCGGATCCGCCGGTGCTGCTGATGGACGAGCCGTTCGGGGCGGTGGACCCGGTGGTCCGCGAACGCCTCCAGAACGAGTTCCTGGCGCTGCAGAAGACGGTGCGCAAGACGATCCTGCTGGTCACGCACGACCTGGAGGAGGCGGTCCGGCTCGGCGACCGCATCGCCGTCTACGGTGCGGGCACCATCGAGCAGTTCGCCCGCCCGGCCGCGGTGCTGGGTGCGCCGGCCACCGAGTACGTGGCCTCCTTCGTCGGCGCGGACCGGGGCCTGAAGCGGCTCGCGGTCACCCCGGTGGGGCAGGCCGACCTGGCGGAGGCGGACGGGAAAGCCCCCACCGCCGAAGTGGCGCTGGGGGCGAGTCTGCGCGAGGCGCTCGCGCTGCTGCTGCAGGAGGACTCCGGCCGGATCGGGGTCACGGACCCGGACTCCGGCGAGCTGGTCGGCGTACTGACCCCGGAGGGGGTCCACCGGGCGCTGCGCCGGGCCCGACTGCAAGGGGCCTAGGCCCGGGGCCCAGGCCCGGCGTCGGGCTTGAAGAGGCCCGGCGTCAGGCCTGGATGCGGTTGCTCATCCACACGAGCATCGGCGGGATCTCGCGGCGCCACGTGTTGAAGTTGTGGCCGCCGCTGTCGAGGATGATCGAGGAGACCCGGTCCGGGCCCTTGACCAGCTTGATGAACTTCTTGGTGTCGCCGAGGTTCGGCTCGCCCTGCTCGCTGCTGGTGACCAGGAAGGACGTACCCGACGGCTGCTTGTGCTCGATGCTGTGGAGGACGTCCGCACGCTTCTTCAGCTTGTCGTCGCCCTGGAACAGGTTGCCCGTCGTCGCGTCGTTCGCGGCCTCGTAGTACGCGGACAGACCCGCGGCGGCGCCGAAGGTCTGCGGGTAGTGCGCGGCGATCTTCAGGGCGCAGTAGCCGCCCGTGGAGTTGCCGATGAAGCCCATGTTCTGCGGCTTCTTGCCGACGCGGAACGTGTCCTGGATGGCCTGCGGCAGGTCCTGGGCGAAGAACGTCTCGGTCTGCGGTCCGCCGGGTATGTCCACGCACTCGGTGTCACGCGGCGGCGCGATCGTCGGGCGCAGCATCACCAGGATCATCGGCTTCATCTTGCCCGCCTTGGCCTGCTTGAAGGCCGTCATCGGGTAGTTCAGCCCTTTGATCAGGTTCTCGGCGGTGCCCGGGTAGCCCGTCAGCACGATGGAGGCCGGGAAGTTCTTGTCCTTGTGCTGCGGCTGGAAGTACTCCGGCGGCAGCCACACGTACCCTGGGCTCGTTATTTTCGACTTCTCCCCGGTTATGGCAACCTTCAGGATCTGTCCCCCCACCTGGGGCTGGGCGCCGCCCGGCACGTCGAGCTTCTGCTTGTCGACGACCTTGATGTCCTTGCTGCTCATCGAGTGGTCCACGACCTTGCCGACAGATGTCTGCTGGCCGAACAGGTCCGCCCACGAGCCGTAGAAGGAGAAGGACTTGTTCGCCGCCAGGCCGACGGCCGAGAACAGTGCCAGCTGGGTCGCGAGCAGGAGGCCGATCCGGCCGAGCAGCGCACGCCAGGTGCGGCCCGAGAGCCGGGGCCAGAACCACACCGTGGCTGCGAACAGCAGCACACCGGCGACGATGGCCAGCGCCAGGACCGTATTACTGGTGAGACCCATGAGCAGTCAGTCGACTTTCTGATGGCAGGACTAGATTTTCTCGGCGGAAGAGTGAACCCGCTCGACCCCGATGTCGTCCTAGTGGACGCACCACACTCCGGAGGCTGTCGCGGCCTTCGGCCACATGATCTCTCGCGGAGCAACGGGAAGCGATGTCTAGCAGGATAGATGGCGATAAGTCGGGACAGGTTCCGAAGCAGGTCCGCCGAATCTTCCGCGGCCCACGACCGGAGTCGGTGCCCGGCCTGGTAGGTACGGCCGTCATGATCGTCGGCCTTCTGGATGTCGCGGCGGGAGTGTTCCCGCGGTTCCGGCACAGCCGGTTCCACGCGGTCACCGAGGTGCTGCCCGGTTCGCTGGGCCCCTTCGCAGCCGCCCTCGCCATCAGCGCGGGCGTCCTGCTGCTCCTGCTCGCGCACGGCCTCAAGCGCCGCAAGCGCCGCGCGTGGAGGGCCGCCGTCGCCCTGCTCCCGGCCGGGGCCGTGGCGCAGTTCGCGTACCGGCACTCGGTCGTCAGCTTCGTCATCGCGGCGGTACTCCTGGCGCTCATCGTGCGTCACCAGGGTGAATTCAAGGCGCTGCCGGACCCGCGCAGCCGCTGGAAGGCGCTGGCCAACTTCGTGCTGATGAGCGCCGGCTCCATCGGCCTGGGTCTGGTCATCGTCAACTCCCACCCGAGCCGCGTCGTCGGCCATCCGGGTATTTACGAGCAGATCAGCCACGTCGTGTACGGGCTCTTCGGCATCGAGGGACCCGTCGACTACTCCGGCCGGGTCTCCTGGACCGTGGGCTACTCGCTCGGCGCCCTCGGCATGCTGACCGCGCTCACCACCATGTACCTGGCCTTCCGCCCCGAGCACCCGGCCGCCCGGCTGACGGCCGACGACGAGACGAAGCTGCGCGAGCTGCTCGCCAAGCACGGCGGCCGCGACTCCCTCGGCCACTTCGCGCTCCGCCGCGACAAGGCCGTCGTCTTCTCCCCCAGCGGCAAGGCCGCCGTCACCTACCGCGTCGTCTCCGGCGTGATGCTCGCCTCCGGCGACCCCATCGGCGACGTCGAGGCCTGGCCCGGCGCCATCGAGCGGTTCATGGAGGAGGCCAAGGCCCACTCCTGGACCCCGGCCGTCGTGGGCTGCAGCGAGACCGGCGGCGAGGTCTGGACCCGCGAGACCGGGCTGGACGCCCTGGAGCTCGGCGACGAGGCGATCGTCGACGTCAAAGACTTCTCGCTCACCGGCCGCCCCATGCGCAACGTCCGCCAGATGGTGAAGCGCATCGAGCGCAACGGCTACACCACCAAGGTCCGCCGCGTCAGCGAGCTGACCGAGGAGGAGCTGGAGCAGGTTCGCGGCGCGGCCGTCGCCTGGCGCGGCACCGACACCGAGCGCGGCTTCTCCATGGCCCTGGGCCGCGTCGGCGACGAGGGCGACGGCGACTGCTTCATCGCCACCGCCCACCGGGTCGAGGAGGGCGACACCAGCCCGTTCGGCGACCTCAAGGCCATCCAGCACTTCGTGCCGTGGGGCAAGGACGGCATGTCGCTGGAGATGATGCGCCGCGACCGCGCCGCCGACCCGGGCATGAACGAGCTGCTGATCGTCGCCTCCCTGCAGCAGGCCCCCGACCTGGGCATCGAGAAGGTCTCCCTGAACTTCGCGATGTTCCGCGCGGCCCTGGCCCGCGGCGAGAAGATCGGCGCCGGCCCGGTCCTGCGCGCCTGGCGCAGCCTGCTCGTCTTCCTCTCCCGCTGGTTCCAGATCGAGTCGCTGTACAAGTTCAACGAGAAGTTCCGCCCCCGCTGGGAGCCGCGCTTCATGGTCTACCGCTCCAGCCGCGACCTGCCCCGCATCGGCTTCGCCGTGATGCAGGCCGAGGGCTTCGTCACGCTGGCCCTCCCCCGCCTGTTCGCCAGCCGGCGTCGCCCCAAGCCGGTCCGCACCTGCGCCCACACGCACGTGACCGCCAAGGTCCCGACCCAGGCCCCGCCCGAGCGCGAGGTCCAGGTCGCCTGACCCCGGCCCGGGCCCAGCCCCGGCCCCCGGAGCCCGGCCCGCCGCACCCGCGGCGGGCCGGGCTCCGGCGTTTGCGGCCCGGCTCCGGGGGCCCGGGCCCGCGTACGGCCCGGTCAGGGACGCGGCCCTACCCTGGAGCCATGAACATCAAGCGCGGGGCCGCCGGCAGGGGCCGGGTCGCAGGCCTGCCGGAATGGGACCGCTGCGGGGTCATGGGCGTCGTCAACGTCACCCCCGACTCCTTCTCCGACGGCGGGCGCTGGTTCGACACCACCGCCGCGGTCAAGCGCGGCCTCGACCTCGTCGTCCAGGGCGCCGACCTCGTGGACGTCGGCGGCGAGTCCACCCGCCCCGGCGCCTCCCGCGTCGATGAGGAGGAGGAGCTGCGCCGCGTCGTCCCCGTCGTGCGCGGCCTGGCCTCCGAGGGGGTCACCGTCTCCGTCGACACCATGCGCGCCTCCGTCGCCGCCCAGGCCGTCGCCGCCGGCGCGCTGCTGGTCAACGACGTCAGCGGCGGGCTCGCCGACCCCGGCATGATCCCGGCCGTGGCCGCCGCCGAGGTGCCGTTCGTCGTCATGCACTGGCGCGGCTTCAGCGACGGCATGAACCGCCTCGCCGTCTACGAGGACGTCGTCGCCGAGGTCACCGCCGAACTCCGCACCCGCATCGACGCGGTCGTGGCCGGCGGGATCGCCCCCGAGCGGCTCGTCGTCGACCCCGGCCTCGGCTTCGCGAAGATGGCCGAGCACGACCTCGCCCTCGTCGCCCACCTCCCCGAGCTGCGCGCCCTCGGCTTCCCGCTGCTGGTCGCCGCGTCGCGGAAGCGTTTCCTCGGCCGGATCCTGGCCGGCGCCGCCGACGCCGCCCCGCCGCCCGCCCGCGAGCGCGACGCCGCCACCGCCGCCGTTTCCGCCATCGCCGCCCACCAGGGCGCCTGGGCCGTCAGGGTCCACGAGGTACGGGCCACCGCCGACGCGGTTCGGGTGGCCCGCGCCGTGGAAGGGGCCCTGTGATCCGCCCCGCCGGCGGTGTGACCCGTACAGCAGCCAGGAGAGGGGAACGGTGAGCCGCAGCGACATCGAAACCGTCGAAGAGGTCAACACGGCCTTCTACGAGGCCATGGAGCGGGGGGACTTCGACGCGCTGTCGGCGCTCTGGCTCGAGGACGAGATCTCCTGCGTGCACCCGGGCTGGCCGGTGCTCTCGGGCCGCGGCGAGGTACTGCGCTCGTACGCGCTGATCATGTCCCACACCGACTACATCCAGTTCTTCCTCACCGACACGAAGGTCGCCGTCATAGGCGACACCGCACTGGTGACGTGCACGGAGAACATCCTCAGCGGCGGGCCCGCCGAGGACGGCGGAGAGCTCGGCCCGCTCGTCGGCCAGCTGGTCGTCGCCACGAATGTGTTCCGACGCACATCCGGGGGCTGGCGGCTCTGGTCCCACCACGGTTCTCCCGTCCTGACGGACTCCGCCGAGGACGAAGAGGAGGACCCGGCCTGACCCCTCCGGCGGGATCCGAGTCCTTTCGCAGGTAAATTCGAAGATGGACGACGCCGACCGCACTCGGCGTAGGCCCATGGATCCGGGAGTCCCGGACCGGAAGCACCTACGAAAGCAGGAGTGATTCGCGTGGATCGTGTCGCGCTGCGCGGCCTCAAGGCTCGCGGGCACCACGGCGTCTTCCCCCGGGAGCGCGAGGAAGGCCAGACCTTCATCGTCGACCTGGTGCTGCACATCGACACCCGCCCCGCGGCGGCCGACGACGACCTGGCGAAGACCGTGCACTACGGGGTCGTCGCCGAGGAGGTCGTCGATGTGGTCCAGGGAGAGCCCGTCGACCTGATCGAGACCCTCGCCGAGCGGATCGCCCAGCAGTGCCTCAAGCACGAAGCGGTGGCACAGGTGGAGGTCGTCGTCCACAAACCGGACGCCCCCATCACCGTCCCCTTCGACGACGTGACCATCACGATCACCCGGAGCCGCGTGTGAACAACGGACTGAACGCCCAGAGCGACCCCACCGTCCAGCCGGTGCCCGCATCCGTCGTCGAGACGGTGGACGCGGCCGACACGACGCTGTCCAACCCGAGGTGGGCCGTGATCGCGCTCGGCGCGAACCTCGGCAACCGCCTGGAGACCCTCCAGGGCGCCATCGACGCCCTCGGGGACACCCCCGGCCTGCGGGTCAAGGCCGTCTCGCCCGTCTACGAGACCGAGCCGTGGGGCGTCGCGCCCGGCTCCCAGCCGTCGTACCTCAACGCGGTGGTCCGCGTACGGACCACCCTGCCCCCGTCCTCCCTGCTGGAGCGCGGCCACGCCATCGAAGAGGCCTTCGACCGCGTGCGCGAGGAGCGCTGGGGCCCGCGCACCATCGACGTCGACATCGTCTCGTACGCCGAGGTGGTCTCGGGCGACCCGGTCCTCACCCTCCCGCACCCGCGCGCCCACCAGCGGGCCTTCGTCCTGGCCCCGTGGAACGACATCGACCCCGAGGCGCAGATCCCCGGGCACGGCCCGGTCGCGTCCCTCCTGGCCGGAATCGGCCTGGCGGGCGTCACGCCGCGCCCGGACCTGGAACTCCGCCTCCCCGAGTAGTCGTTAACCTGTGGCTGCCGCCTGTGGACTGCGGCGGCTGACGACTTGGCGCGGAAAGCGGGGAACGGGCACGTGAAGCAACTGAGGCCGGCCGTCCTGGCGGGGATCTTCATCGTCGCCGGGGTGCTGTCCTGGGCGGGCGCCCGGCTGTGGAACGCGTACGGGACCCTGCCGGGCGTCCCGCTGGCCGCGCCCATCGTCCTCGGCGCCATCGCGGTCGTCCTGCTGGCCACCGCCCTCTCGCTCCGGGCCCGCCTCAAGGCCCAGCGCGAGCGGCGGCCGGGCGCCAAGGGCGTGGAGCCGCTGATGGCGGCCCGCGCCGTCGTCTTCGGACAGGCGAGCGCCCTCGTGGCGGCCCTCGTGGCGGGCATGTACGGCGGTGTGGGCGTCTTTCTCTGGACCGACGGCCTGGAGGTGCCCGCCCGCCGCGACCAGGCCTGGTACGCCGCCTTCTCGGTCCTGGCGGGCGCAGCGGTCATCGCCGCCGCCCTCTTCCTGGAGCACGTCCTGAAGCTCCCGGAAGACGACGACACCACCCCCCACGCCCCGTCCCGCGCCTGAAGCACCCCCGGCCGGCCCTGAAGGGTCCGCCCGTCGCGGAGGCTCAGCCCGCGCCGGAGCCCATGGCGTGGCGGGGTCCCAGCCACTCCCAGAGCCGGAGCGGCTCCGGCCCCTGGCCCTCCCAGTCGCAGAACTGCAGATCGTCGAGGAAACCGCCGCCCGCGAGGACGGTCGCCTCGCCGTCGTAGCCGCCCTGCGCATTGAAGAGGGAGGCACCCGCGACCGAATCCCTTCCCTTCTCCATCGGCACGGCCGCCACCGCGTCGGTGTCCACGCTCAGCAACACGCACGGGCACGAGCAGCAGTCCGTCTTCATCACGGCCTGCGGGATCTGCGCCCGGAAGCCCCGGTGGGCGTCCGAATCCCCGTCGAACAGCAGCTCCAGGGTCCGCCGGATGTCCTCGCTCAGCGGCTCCCAGCCGTCGTCGGCCGCACCCGGCGCCTCGTTCCCGGCCGCGGCCCCGGCCGTGTCCTCCCCCGTGGGCACCCGGTCAGCGAGCCATGATCAGGCTCATGGCCTCGTTACGGGTCGCTGGGTCGCGGAGCTGGCCGCGGACCGCCGAGGTGATCGTCTTCGCGCCGGGCTTGCGGACCCCGCGCATCGTCATGCACATGTGCTCGCACTCGACGACGACGATGACCCCGCGCGGCTCCAGGATCTCCATCAGGGAGTCCGCTATCTGCGTGGTCAGCCGCTCCTGCACCTGCGGGCGGCGGGCGAACACGTCCACGAGGCGGGCCAGCTTCGACAGGCCGGTGATCTTGCCGTCGATGGACGGGATGTAGCCGACGTGCGCGACGCCGTGGAACGGCACGAGGTGATGTTCGCAGTTGCTCATGACCTCGATGTCCTTGACCAGGACCATCTCGTCGTGGCCCAGGTCGAAGGTGGTCGTCAGGACCTCTTCGGGCTTCTGGTAGAGGCCGGCGAATATCTCCTTGTACGCCCGCGCCACGCGTGCCGGGGTTTCGAGGAGGCCCTCGCGGTCCGGGTCCTCGCCGACCGCGATCAGAAGTTCGCGGACCGCCGCCTCGGCGCGCTTCTCGTCGAACTCGCCGATCG
The Streptomyces sp. NBC_01296 DNA segment above includes these coding regions:
- a CDS encoding ABC transporter permease: MGVMGQAFDWLANGANWSGENGVWHRLGEHVYVSGISLAIACAVALPVGLWLGHIGKGGALAVNISNVGRAVPVFAVLALFMVSPLRSAGYLPTIAALVLFALPPLLTNAYVGMREVDRSVVEAARGMGMSGGQLFWRVELPLARELVMTGLRSGAVQVVATATIAAMVGQGGLGRIITAGFNTYNTPQVVAGALLVAALALLVEGALVAAGRLFPRPAAR
- a CDS encoding ABC transporter permease, which gives rise to MAGQNCLVANDWICWKYVTSRSQELTDATVQHVWITGVSVLIGLAVSLPLALLARRGRRWAAPVLGLTTLLYTVPSLAMFSLLLPLFGLSASLVVTGLVLYSLTILVRNAMAGLEAVPEEVREAARGMGYGPARLLWQVELPLALPALLAGVRIATVSTVALTTVGSIVGKGGLGNLIAPAVNSSFKAQVLTASVLCVLLALVADLLLLGVQRLLTPWTRATRPARTARAGRAARVTQPVKGA
- a CDS encoding ABC transporter ATP-binding protein, coding for MIRFEHVTKRYPDGTTAVEDLSFEVAEGELVTLVGPSGCGKTTTMKMVNRLIEPTSGRILLGGEDIANADPVELRRHIGYVIQQVGLFPHKTVLENTATVPQLIGTPKAKARARAAELLELVGLDPAVYGGRYPEQLSGGQRQRVGVARALAADPPVLLMDEPFGAVDPVVRERLQNEFLALQKTVRKTILLVTHDLEEAVRLGDRIAVYGAGTIEQFARPAAVLGAPATEYVASFVGADRGLKRLAVTPVGQADLAEADGKAPTAEVALGASLREALALLLQEDSGRIGVTDPDSGELVGVLTPEGVHRALRRARLQGA
- a CDS encoding alpha/beta hydrolase, which translates into the protein MGLTSNTVLALAIVAGVLLFAATVWFWPRLSGRTWRALLGRIGLLLATQLALFSAVGLAANKSFSFYGSWADLFGQQTSVGKVVDHSMSSKDIKVVDKQKLDVPGGAQPQVGGQILKVAITGEKSKITSPGYVWLPPEYFQPQHKDKNFPASIVLTGYPGTAENLIKGLNYPMTAFKQAKAGKMKPMILVMLRPTIAPPRDTECVDIPGGPQTETFFAQDLPQAIQDTFRVGKKPQNMGFIGNSTGGYCALKIAAHYPQTFGAAAGLSAYYEAANDATTGNLFQGDDKLKKRADVLHSIEHKQPSGTSFLVTSSEQGEPNLGDTKKFIKLVKGPDRVSSIILDSGGHNFNTWRREIPPMLVWMSNRIQA
- a CDS encoding phosphatidylglycerol lysyltransferase domain-containing protein, with protein sequence MSSRIDGDKSGQVPKQVRRIFRGPRPESVPGLVGTAVMIVGLLDVAAGVFPRFRHSRFHAVTEVLPGSLGPFAAALAISAGVLLLLLAHGLKRRKRRAWRAAVALLPAGAVAQFAYRHSVVSFVIAAVLLALIVRHQGEFKALPDPRSRWKALANFVLMSAGSIGLGLVIVNSHPSRVVGHPGIYEQISHVVYGLFGIEGPVDYSGRVSWTVGYSLGALGMLTALTTMYLAFRPEHPAARLTADDETKLRELLAKHGGRDSLGHFALRRDKAVVFSPSGKAAVTYRVVSGVMLASGDPIGDVEAWPGAIERFMEEAKAHSWTPAVVGCSETGGEVWTRETGLDALELGDEAIVDVKDFSLTGRPMRNVRQMVKRIERNGYTTKVRRVSELTEEELEQVRGAAVAWRGTDTERGFSMALGRVGDEGDGDCFIATAHRVEEGDTSPFGDLKAIQHFVPWGKDGMSLEMMRRDRAADPGMNELLIVASLQQAPDLGIEKVSLNFAMFRAALARGEKIGAGPVLRAWRSLLVFLSRWFQIESLYKFNEKFRPRWEPRFMVYRSSRDLPRIGFAVMQAEGFVTLALPRLFASRRRPKPVRTCAHTHVTAKVPTQAPPEREVQVA
- the folP gene encoding dihydropteroate synthase, whose protein sequence is MNIKRGAAGRGRVAGLPEWDRCGVMGVVNVTPDSFSDGGRWFDTTAAVKRGLDLVVQGADLVDVGGESTRPGASRVDEEEELRRVVPVVRGLASEGVTVSVDTMRASVAAQAVAAGALLVNDVSGGLADPGMIPAVAAAEVPFVVMHWRGFSDGMNRLAVYEDVVAEVTAELRTRIDAVVAGGIAPERLVVDPGLGFAKMAEHDLALVAHLPELRALGFPLLVAASRKRFLGRILAGAADAAPPPARERDAATAAVSAIAAHQGAWAVRVHEVRATADAVRVARAVEGAL
- a CDS encoding nuclear transport factor 2 family protein is translated as MSRSDIETVEEVNTAFYEAMERGDFDALSALWLEDEISCVHPGWPVLSGRGEVLRSYALIMSHTDYIQFFLTDTKVAVIGDTALVTCTENILSGGPAEDGGELGPLVGQLVVATNVFRRTSGGWRLWSHHGSPVLTDSAEDEEEDPA
- the folB gene encoding dihydroneopterin aldolase, whose protein sequence is MDRVALRGLKARGHHGVFPREREEGQTFIVDLVLHIDTRPAAADDDLAKTVHYGVVAEEVVDVVQGEPVDLIETLAERIAQQCLKHEAVAQVEVVVHKPDAPITVPFDDVTITITRSRV
- the folK gene encoding 2-amino-4-hydroxy-6-hydroxymethyldihydropteridine diphosphokinase, whose translation is MNNGLNAQSDPTVQPVPASVVETVDAADTTLSNPRWAVIALGANLGNRLETLQGAIDALGDTPGLRVKAVSPVYETEPWGVAPGSQPSYLNAVVRVRTTLPPSSLLERGHAIEEAFDRVREERWGPRTIDVDIVSYAEVVSGDPVLTLPHPRAHQRAFVLAPWNDIDPEAQIPGHGPVASLLAGIGLAGVTPRPDLELRLPE
- a CDS encoding DUF3180 domain-containing protein, with translation MKQLRPAVLAGIFIVAGVLSWAGARLWNAYGTLPGVPLAAPIVLGAIAVVLLATALSLRARLKAQRERRPGAKGVEPLMAARAVVFGQASALVAALVAGMYGGVGVFLWTDGLEVPARRDQAWYAAFSVLAGAAVIAAALFLEHVLKLPEDDDTTPHAPSRA
- the folE gene encoding GTP cyclohydrolase I FolE, with amino-acid sequence MTDPVTLTGDEGTIGEFDEKRAEAAVRELLIAVGEDPDREGLLETPARVARAYKEIFAGLYQKPEEVLTTTFDLGHDEMVLVKDIEVMSNCEHHLVPFHGVAHVGYIPSIDGKITGLSKLARLVDVFARRPQVQERLTTQIADSLMEILEPRGVIVVVECEHMCMTMRGVRKPGAKTITSAVRGQLRDPATRNEAMSLIMAR